A stretch of the Desulfobacter sp. genome encodes the following:
- the tsaD gene encoding tRNA (adenosine(37)-N6)-threonylcarbamoyltransferase complex transferase subunit TsaD gives MLILGIESSCDETAAALVENGTQIHSSVIATQIDTHARYGGVVPELASRMHIEAIEPVVDQAVNQAGITLDQIDGVAATQGPGLIGALLVGFSFAKAFAWARNLPLAGVNHLEAHIYSLLLLEKSPKFPFIALVVSGGHTNIYHVSSPHTFELMGQTRDDAAGEAFDKVSKMMNLGYPGGPVIESLAKENHKELIKFPRSMLGKNSFDFSFSGLKSAVARYLHDHPQIKDSNKKLVAASFQAAVIDVLSQKLMNAALAKNCKRIGISGGVSANQTFAKTLAHSAKKRGIQVYSPPPALCGDNAAMIAARGFTMLQNKKISSLEQDVFSRVKI, from the coding sequence ATGCTTATTCTCGGGATCGAATCCTCGTGTGATGAAACCGCGGCTGCCCTTGTGGAAAACGGCACCCAAATTCATTCTTCCGTCATTGCCACCCAGATTGACACCCATGCCAGATACGGAGGCGTGGTGCCGGAACTGGCCTCGCGCATGCACATTGAAGCCATTGAACCTGTGGTGGATCAGGCCGTAAACCAGGCCGGCATTACCCTGGACCAGATTGACGGGGTGGCAGCCACCCAAGGCCCGGGACTCATCGGGGCCTTGCTGGTCGGTTTTTCCTTTGCAAAGGCCTTTGCCTGGGCCAGAAACCTTCCCCTGGCAGGGGTCAATCATTTGGAAGCCCATATTTACTCCCTGCTGCTTCTGGAAAAATCCCCCAAGTTCCCCTTTATTGCCCTGGTGGTCTCAGGGGGGCATACCAATATTTACCATGTATCTTCTCCCCATACATTCGAACTCATGGGTCAGACCCGGGACGATGCCGCAGGGGAAGCCTTTGACAAGGTCTCAAAAATGATGAACCTGGGCTATCCCGGAGGACCTGTGATCGAATCTTTGGCCAAAGAAAACCATAAAGAACTCATCAAATTTCCAAGGAGTATGCTGGGAAAGAACAGTTTTGACTTTAGTTTTTCAGGGTTAAAATCTGCGGTGGCACGCTATCTTCATGATCATCCCCAAATAAAAGACTCAAACAAGAAACTTGTGGCGGCAAGCTTCCAGGCGGCCGTTATTGATGTGCTCTCCCAAAAGCTGATGAATGCGGCCCTGGCAAAAAATTGCAAACGCATCGGTATTTCAGGCGGAGTCTCTGCCAACCAGACCTTTGCCAAAACGCTTGCACACAGCGCAAAAAAAAGGGGAATTCAGGTGTATTCCCCGCCACCGGCCCTGTGCGGAGACAATGCTGCCATGATTGCGGCCCGGGGATTTACCATGCTCCAAAATAAAAAGATCTCCAGCCTGGAGCAGGATGTCTTTTCCAGGGTAAAAATTTAA
- a CDS encoding glycoside hydrolase family 3 protein, with translation MNVSGLSMEELAGQRLMLGFDGLFLNSELKHLIREYRAGGIILFKSNIESVDQLKKLCFDAGQYALDCGLPPLFIAMDQEGGVVARLGKPFTQFPGNPHVKTLEAAREFARITARELLDVGVNMNMAPVMDVAPRGVDSIMKQRVFPGDHDLVSKLGTAMIQTFQDQNLMAVAKHFPGIGRTVKDSHFSLPVLDAEIQMLWASDIKPFKAARDVKVAGIMLSHIFYPQLDPVWQASLSPLIAGELLRNELGYDGLVMTDDLDMKAIDHDIKTCMRQIMSAEIDLALICHSGPNIQKARDAVLGILETNSDLFKKGNASVQRILRAKEKFLSD, from the coding sequence ATGAATGTATCTGGTTTGTCCATGGAGGAACTGGCGGGTCAAAGGCTGATGCTTGGTTTTGACGGCCTTTTTCTTAACTCAGAATTAAAGCATCTGATCCGGGAGTACAGGGCAGGGGGGATCATCCTGTTCAAATCCAATATTGAATCTGTCGACCAGCTGAAAAAATTATGCTTTGATGCAGGTCAATATGCCTTGGACTGTGGTCTGCCGCCTCTTTTCATTGCAATGGACCAGGAAGGAGGGGTGGTGGCAAGGCTTGGCAAGCCTTTTACCCAGTTTCCGGGCAACCCCCATGTGAAGACCCTTGAAGCGGCCCGGGAGTTTGCCCGGATTACTGCCCGTGAGCTTCTGGATGTGGGCGTTAATATGAATATGGCCCCGGTCATGGATGTGGCCCCCCGTGGGGTGGACAGTATCATGAAACAGCGGGTGTTTCCCGGGGATCATGACCTTGTGTCAAAATTAGGCACCGCCATGATTCAGACCTTTCAGGACCAAAACCTCATGGCCGTGGCAAAGCACTTTCCCGGAATCGGAAGGACGGTCAAAGATTCTCATTTTTCTCTACCTGTTTTGGATGCCGAGATACAGATGTTATGGGCCAGTGATATCAAGCCCTTTAAAGCGGCCCGGGATGTTAAGGTGGCAGGGATTATGCTCTCCCACATTTTCTATCCCCAATTGGATCCCGTCTGGCAGGCCAGTCTTTCTCCTCTTATTGCCGGGGAGTTGCTGAGAAACGAACTGGGCTATGACGGCCTTGTCATGACAGATGATCTGGACATGAAAGCCATTGATCATGATATCAAAACCTGTATGCGTCAGATCATGAGCGCAGAGATCGATCTTGCCCTGATCTGTCATTCAGGCCCCAATATTCAAAAGGCCAGGGATGCCGTCCTGGGGATACTTGAAACAAATTCGGATCTGTTTAAAAAGGGAAACGCCTCTGTGCAGCGGATACTCAGGGCCAAGGAAAAATTTTTAAGCGATTAA
- a CDS encoding DNA integrity scanning protein DisA nucleotide-binding domain protein — protein MNYKSYKKLCIANILNGVSDGLSKFSNPSRVALLFAHSPDDPIQVFDPQDLLGGHESKLEEEFLTQEETWRERIKTKIARQPRGYLIFNEDPALSGLISFAGACSDFFYQIWFTEHHPDMCSIRPTEKWLEQAATLLANDYNSNNTPINSSDYVVKNYGLQAIADYLVDDRNRNLGFDTKIQIPSILNHILTISKTREEGSWARGALFFTDPVTIESIEFLTKIQRHERPLISNVKHIRKLLVGVERSDRKLVSDGNTIIGITDADVPEYAICAHFKGDYGFLCMGHEKVASFSDGNFQSSTREARMVELEELLLDSKLDTQAASTLFNVVSGLVHRAGHARHGCTLVIDLNDEPIQLSGHVLDPPLSLLESKNYELAGALMRIDGAVHLTPDTRIDGFACLLDGKTISWENMARGARYNSALRFSAATPNVIVVVVSADRPVSIIYNGIELNAFCRWKPVYQYMPEIMTLNKYLNGVTI, from the coding sequence ATGAATTATAAATCCTATAAAAAGTTGTGTATTGCCAATATCCTTAACGGGGTATCTGATGGGTTATCCAAATTTTCCAATCCCAGCCGGGTGGCCCTTCTTTTTGCCCACAGCCCGGATGACCCCATCCAGGTCTTTGATCCCCAGGACCTTTTAGGGGGGCACGAATCAAAGCTTGAAGAAGAGTTTTTAACCCAGGAAGAGACATGGCGGGAGCGGATTAAAACCAAGATCGCCAGGCAGCCAAGGGGATATTTGATCTTTAATGAGGATCCGGCGTTGTCAGGGCTGATTTCCTTTGCCGGTGCTTGCAGCGACTTTTTTTATCAGATCTGGTTTACCGAGCACCATCCAGACATGTGCTCCATCCGACCTACTGAAAAATGGCTGGAACAGGCTGCCACACTGCTGGCCAACGATTACAATTCCAATAACACGCCCATTAATTCTTCGGATTATGTGGTTAAAAATTATGGTCTTCAGGCCATTGCCGACTATCTTGTGGATGATCGGAACCGTAATCTGGGGTTTGATACCAAAATTCAAATCCCCAGTATTCTCAACCATATCCTGACCATTTCAAAAACCCGTGAAGAGGGGTCCTGGGCCAGGGGGGCCTTGTTTTTTACCGATCCTGTAACCATTGAAAGCATTGAGTTCCTGACAAAAATTCAACGTCATGAACGCCCTTTGATCAGTAATGTCAAGCATATCAGGAAATTGCTTGTGGGGGTTGAACGGTCGGATCGAAAACTGGTTTCCGATGGAAATACCATTATCGGCATCACAGATGCAGATGTGCCGGAATACGCTATCTGCGCCCATTTTAAAGGAGATTATGGTTTTTTGTGCATGGGCCATGAAAAGGTGGCCTCTTTTTCAGACGGCAATTTTCAGTCGTCTACACGGGAAGCCAGGATGGTTGAACTCGAAGAACTGCTTTTGGATTCAAAGCTGGACACCCAGGCTGCAAGCACGCTTTTTAATGTGGTTTCGGGTCTGGTGCACAGGGCCGGTCATGCCCGCCACGGGTGCACCCTGGTGATAGACCTTAACGATGAGCCGATCCAGCTGTCCGGCCATGTCTTGGATCCTCCTTTGAGCCTTTTGGAATCAAAAAATTATGAACTTGCCGGAGCACTTATGCGTATTGACGGGGCCGTACACTTGACCCCGGATACCCGGATTGACGGGTTTGCCTGTCTTTTGGACGGGAAAACCATTTCCTGGGAAAATATGGCCAGGGGGGCAAGGTATAATTCTGCCCTGCGGTTTTCAGCCGCCACCCCAAATGTGATTGTGGTGGTGGTTTCGGCAGACAGGCCCGTATCCATTATTTACAACGGTATTGAACTGAATGCCTTTTGCCGGTGGAAGCCGGTATACCAGTATATGCCTGAAATTATGACCCTTAACAAATATTTAAACGGAGTCACGATATGA
- a CDS encoding TIGR04211 family SH3 domain-containing protein, giving the protein MKKIFTMTWAMVLFISLTASFLQAKTAYVSDMLLLTFRQGPGTNYSVIKTLRSNTSLTILKEENGFYKVALASGDQGWVDKQFVVFDTPKSRIIEQLTREKTELERQVDQLKTEFKQNKAQWAVQQNEEGEKARELTVELTRVNQEKNQLSLALKKSSTDLTALKEASKDVTGTLEENKTLKAENIALTQTIDQLESESRHMFRTGMIKWFLGGVGVLLLGWIIGQSISSKKRRRGSLLD; this is encoded by the coding sequence ATGAAAAAAATCTTCACAATGACATGGGCCATGGTCCTGTTTATAAGTCTTACAGCATCTTTTTTGCAGGCCAAAACCGCCTATGTTTCCGACATGCTTCTTCTCACCTTCCGACAAGGGCCAGGGACCAATTATTCGGTCATTAAAACCCTGAGAAGCAATACCTCCTTAACCATTCTCAAAGAGGAAAACGGATTTTACAAGGTTGCTCTGGCATCTGGAGATCAAGGATGGGTGGACAAACAATTTGTGGTGTTTGACACTCCAAAGTCCAGGATCATTGAACAGCTGACCCGGGAAAAAACAGAACTTGAACGCCAGGTTGATCAGCTCAAAACAGAGTTTAAACAAAACAAGGCCCAATGGGCTGTCCAGCAGAATGAAGAGGGAGAGAAGGCCCGTGAACTGACCGTAGAACTGACCCGGGTCAACCAGGAAAAAAACCAATTGAGCCTGGCCTTAAAAAAATCTTCAACAGACCTCACCGCCCTTAAAGAGGCATCAAAGGATGTCACAGGCACCCTGGAAGAAAACAAGACATTAAAGGCTGAAAATATTGCCCTTACTCAAACCATTGACCAACTTGAAAGCGAATCCCGCCACATGTTCAGAACCGGCATGATAAAATGGTTTCTGGGGGGTGTGGGGGTGTTACTCTTAGGATGGATTATCGGCCAGTCCATCTCTTCAAAAAAACGAAGAAGAGGCTCTCTTTTGGACTAG
- a CDS encoding IS4 family transposase, with the protein MTHISVPKKQLRSLNFDNFRCPLIKSLSKAPELQSRGDRPLKMTFEDQINALVYFHLQEHKSARHLIQDLKENVFAKENIAPDGGISRSSFCEAINHRGLEQLQFIFEDLYKQALECHPGEHAELGELVSIDGSLINAVLSMHWANYRKGSKKAKVHCGFDINHGIPNKIFLTEGNGAERTFVPKILSKGQTGVMDRGYQSHKEFDLLQEQGKHFVCRIKTRTTRTIIDNHETPSDSYIFYDALVKLGTPNQNQTKRPVRVVGYKIAGVKYYVATDRHDLTAEQIATIYKLRWTIEDFFKWWKEHLKVYHLIARSEYGLMVQILGGLITYLLLAIHCQKQFNEKVTIKRVRQLRTAILNDLFGCEEQGSHSSNRDNIVKDQKIIEQAKT; encoded by the coding sequence ATGACGCACATCTCAGTCCCTAAAAAACAACTACGGTCCCTGAACTTTGACAATTTCAGGTGCCCTCTGATAAAGTCACTTTCAAAAGCACCAGAATTACAATCTCGAGGAGACCGCCCTTTAAAAATGACATTCGAAGACCAGATAAATGCTTTGGTTTATTTCCATCTTCAGGAGCACAAGTCTGCCCGACATTTAATTCAGGATCTCAAGGAGAATGTTTTTGCTAAAGAAAATATTGCGCCAGACGGTGGTATCAGCCGTAGTAGTTTCTGTGAAGCCATCAATCACAGGGGACTCGAACAACTGCAATTTATCTTTGAGGATCTTTATAAACAGGCTCTTGAGTGTCATCCGGGTGAACACGCCGAGTTAGGAGAGTTGGTTTCCATTGACGGTAGTCTCATAAATGCAGTCCTTTCAATGCACTGGGCGAACTACAGAAAAGGAAGTAAAAAAGCCAAAGTACATTGCGGATTTGACATTAATCACGGAATCCCAAACAAAATCTTTTTGACTGAAGGCAACGGCGCTGAACGCACTTTTGTTCCCAAAATACTTTCCAAGGGGCAAACAGGTGTTATGGATCGTGGATATCAATCCCATAAAGAATTTGACCTGCTTCAGGAGCAAGGCAAACATTTTGTCTGCCGTATAAAAACCAGGACAACAAGAACAATTATTGATAACCACGAGACCCCTTCCGACAGCTACATTTTTTATGATGCACTGGTTAAACTTGGTACTCCGAATCAAAACCAGACGAAAAGGCCTGTTCGGGTTGTTGGCTATAAAATTGCTGGCGTCAAATACTATGTGGCAACTGACAGGCATGATTTAACAGCGGAACAAATAGCAACAATTTATAAACTCCGGTGGACCATTGAGGATTTTTTCAAATGGTGGAAAGAACATCTGAAGGTATATCATCTCATTGCCCGCAGTGAATACGGCCTTATGGTTCAGATTCTTGGCGGCCTTATCACTTACCTGTTACTGGCAATCCATTGCCAAAAACAGTTTAATGAAAAGGTCACGATCAAAAGAGTTCGGCAGCTGCGAACCGCCATTCTAAATGACCTGTTTGGCTGCGAGGAGCAGGGCTCTCATAGTTCAAACAGGGACAATATTGTCAAAGATCAAAAAATTATTGAGCAAGCAAAAACCTAA
- a CDS encoding long-chain fatty acid--CoA ligase, with the protein MTLSDQSIYSQKIWTDSYEKGVTDQVDYQETLVPQYLEESVKKFPDNPALIFQGYTLTYREFNEMVGRFAAALKSFGIKKGDSVAILLPNVIPCVVAYYATLKIGGVVVLNNPLYSDRELEHQFTDSSSKILITLDLLANRMVKLREKTQIKTIVYTSIGEYLPFVKRLLFPLVAKKKGLAADVSPAPDLFKFKDVIAKHEPDYSQTALSMDDVAMYQYTGGTTGVSKGVMLTHKNISYQIQQLEAWFPSFKMGEEVMLGALPIFHVFGMSTSMNFAIRMGWTNILVPKPQPEPLLEAISKFKVTFAPLVPTMYIGILDHPELANTDLTSIKGCFSGSAPLPIDVINTFQEKTGSIIVEGFGLTESTPVTHINPFQGNRKTGSIGLPIANTECKIVDLEDNSKEMPVGEPGELLIRGPQVMKGYLNKPEETEKTLTKDGYLCTGDVAKMDEEGYFYIVDRIKDMIISGGYNVYPRDIDEVLFEHPKVLEACCIGIPHPKRGEAVKAFVILKEGQSMTEKEVIEYCNGKLAKYKLPVAVEFRQELPKSNVGKILRKDLRAQEESK; encoded by the coding sequence ATGACCTTGTCTGATCAAAGCATCTATTCACAAAAAATCTGGACCGATTCCTATGAAAAAGGGGTCACAGACCAGGTGGATTACCAGGAGACCCTGGTTCCCCAATACCTTGAAGAATCTGTGAAAAAATTCCCCGACAATCCGGCACTGATCTTCCAAGGCTATACCCTGACCTATCGGGAGTTTAACGAAATGGTGGGCAGATTTGCTGCAGCACTCAAGTCCTTTGGCATCAAAAAAGGCGATAGTGTGGCCATATTGCTGCCCAATGTCATTCCCTGTGTGGTGGCCTATTATGCCACCTTGAAAATCGGTGGTGTTGTGGTGCTCAACAACCCCCTTTATTCGGACCGTGAGCTGGAGCACCAGTTCACAGACTCCAGTTCCAAAATTCTCATCACCCTGGACCTTCTGGCCAACCGGATGGTAAAACTGCGGGAAAAGACCCAGATCAAAACCATTGTCTATACCTCCATCGGCGAGTATCTTCCCTTTGTTAAACGCTTGCTATTTCCTTTGGTTGCTAAGAAAAAAGGCCTTGCAGCCGATGTATCCCCTGCTCCTGATCTGTTTAAATTCAAGGATGTGATCGCCAAACACGAACCTGATTATTCCCAGACAGCGCTTTCCATGGACGATGTGGCCATGTATCAATATACCGGCGGCACCACAGGGGTTTCCAAAGGCGTTATGCTCACCCATAAAAACATCTCCTACCAGATCCAGCAGCTTGAAGCCTGGTTTCCCTCTTTTAAAATGGGAGAAGAAGTCATGCTCGGGGCGTTGCCCATCTTTCATGTGTTTGGCATGTCCACCTCCATGAACTTTGCCATCCGCATGGGCTGGACCAATATTCTGGTCCCCAAACCCCAGCCGGAACCTCTTTTGGAAGCCATTTCAAAATTCAAAGTCACCTTTGCCCCCCTGGTCCCCACCATGTACATCGGCATTCTGGACCACCCGGAACTGGCCAACACGGATCTGACCTCCATTAAAGGATGCTTTTCAGGATCAGCTCCCCTGCCCATAGATGTGATCAACACCTTTCAGGAAAAGACAGGATCCATTATCGTAGAAGGGTTCGGTTTGACCGAATCCACCCCGGTGACCCATATCAACCCCTTTCAAGGCAACCGGAAAACGGGGAGTATCGGCCTGCCCATAGCCAATACAGAGTGCAAAATAGTCGATCTTGAAGACAATAGCAAAGAGATGCCCGTGGGAGAACCGGGTGAATTGCTCATCAGAGGGCCCCAGGTCATGAAGGGATATCTGAACAAGCCCGAAGAGACTGAAAAGACCCTGACTAAAGATGGTTATCTTTGCACCGGGGATGTGGCCAAAATGGATGAAGAGGGATATTTTTACATTGTTGACCGAATCAAGGATATGATCATCTCCGGGGGCTACAATGTCTATCCCCGGGATATTGATGAGGTTTTGTTTGAACATCCCAAAGTGCTTGAAGCCTGCTGCATCGGTATTCCCCATCCTAAACGGGGAGAAGCTGTAAAAGCCTTTGTCATTCTCAAAGAAGGCCAGTCCATGACTGAAAAAGAGGTGATTGAATATTGCAACGGAAAACTTGCAAAGTATAAATTGCCCGTGGCAGTTGAGTTCAGACAGGAACTGCCCAAGTCCAATGTGGGAAAAATTTTAAGAAAAGATCTCAGAGCCCAGGAAGAATCCAAATAA
- a CDS encoding response regulator, with product MLVAEDNPTNQKVISLILEKMNLFPDMVAHGQAVLGKMAKKSYDVLIMDVQMPVLDGLETTRIIRDKHSLVKQKNIQIIALTAMAMDEDAKACKQAGMDQYLTKPTHPQKLLLAIARALGL from the coding sequence ATCCTTGTTGCCGAAGACAATCCAACCAACCAGAAAGTCATCAGCCTTATTTTGGAAAAGATGAATCTTTTTCCGGACATGGTTGCCCATGGGCAGGCTGTGCTTGGGAAAATGGCAAAAAAATCCTATGATGTATTGATTATGGATGTTCAGATGCCTGTTTTGGACGGCCTTGAAACCACCCGTATCATCCGGGACAAGCATTCTTTGGTCAAACAAAAAAATATACAGATTATCGCCCTTACCGCCATGGCCATGGATGAGGATGCAAAGGCCTGCAAACAAGCAGGGATGGATCAGTATTTAACCAAACCGACCCATCCCCAGAAATTGCTTTTGGCCATTGCCCGGGCTTTGGGCCTTTAA
- a CDS encoding IS256 family transposase: MTEENTEFDFQKALKGIQEGKPFTGKGGVLTSLIKNLAEAALEGELESHLGQEVSANRRNGKSKKTIKSLDGKFELKTPRDRAGTFSPQIVKKHQTTLSDEIERKIIALYGLGMSYNDMASHLQEIYGLEISNATLSTITDKIIHTVKEWQARPLENVYPIVWLDAIHYKVRENGKVGSKAVYTILGVNIEGRKEVLGLYISENEGANFWLQVLTDLSNRGVKDILIACVDGLKGFPEAIETIFPDTEVQVCVVHQIRNSLKYVGSKNKKEFMADLKRVYKAVNKDLAEEELDILENKWNDKYPIVIKSWRNNWERLSHFFKYPEEIRRIIYTTNTIEAVHRQFRKLTKTKGSFPNQDSLLKLLYMGIQNASKKWTMPIQNWSLTISQLAIFFEGRLDKELGI, from the coding sequence ATGACCGAAGAAAACACCGAATTTGATTTTCAAAAAGCCCTTAAAGGCATCCAGGAAGGTAAACCCTTCACAGGTAAGGGCGGCGTCCTTACATCATTAATCAAAAATCTTGCTGAAGCTGCTCTTGAAGGAGAGTTGGAGTCCCATCTCGGGCAGGAAGTTTCTGCCAACCGCCGTAATGGAAAAAGCAAAAAGACCATTAAATCCCTGGATGGTAAATTTGAGCTAAAAACCCCGCGTGACAGGGCCGGAACCTTCTCTCCACAGATCGTCAAAAAACATCAGACAACGCTCAGCGATGAAATTGAAAGAAAGATAATAGCCCTTTACGGCCTGGGCATGAGTTATAATGATATGGCTTCCCATTTACAGGAAATCTATGGACTTGAGATTTCAAATGCCACTCTGAGCACCATTACCGATAAAATCATCCATACCGTCAAAGAATGGCAGGCCAGGCCGTTGGAAAATGTGTACCCAATCGTATGGCTTGATGCCATACATTATAAAGTACGAGAAAACGGAAAGGTCGGCAGCAAAGCCGTTTACACAATTCTTGGGGTGAATATCGAGGGCCGCAAAGAGGTTCTTGGGCTGTACATATCCGAGAATGAGGGTGCGAACTTCTGGCTGCAGGTGTTAACAGACCTTTCAAACCGAGGGGTAAAAGATATCCTGATTGCCTGTGTTGATGGTCTAAAAGGTTTTCCCGAGGCCATTGAGACCATATTCCCGGACACAGAAGTTCAAGTCTGCGTAGTCCACCAGATCCGAAATTCATTGAAATACGTTGGTTCCAAAAATAAAAAGGAATTTATGGCAGATCTAAAACGTGTTTATAAAGCGGTCAATAAGGATCTGGCCGAAGAAGAACTGGATATCTTGGAAAATAAATGGAATGACAAATACCCGATTGTGATAAAATCCTGGCGGAACAACTGGGAACGCCTCAGTCATTTCTTTAAATATCCAGAAGAGATTCGACGGATAATATACACCACAAATACCATTGAGGCTGTGCATCGACAGTTTCGAAAACTGACCAAAACAAAGGGATCATTCCCGAACCAGGACAGCCTGTTAAAGCTGCTTTACATGGGGATCCAGAACGCCAGTAAAAAATGGACAATGCCGATTCAAAATTGGTCACTGACAATTTCCCAGTTGGCAATTTTCTTTGAAGGCCGGCTGGATAAAGAGCTGGGAATTTGA
- a CDS encoding hybrid sensor histidine kinase/response regulator yields the protein MDDTFLTFMDEPDSIDHCRENRPWKIMVVDDEKSIHDITTLSLKEFTFDGQGVEFINAYSAQQARAYLQATPDIALMLVDVVMESENAGLEFVRYFRNELKNSIVQVVIRTGQPGYAPEDRVISDYQINSYFSKTEVTSQKLVSLVTTSLRTYQLSLALQQALVKGKKAESDLRELNQDLEKRIEERTKQVSRANQLKSQFLANMSHEIRTPMNGIIGMANLLLDEPLTLKQKKVAGIIRSSGNTLLALINDILDLSKIEAGQLVFELKDFELNALVHEALALFKIKADQKGLKLIAHIDPALPSCLAGDPVRLKQILVNLLGNAVKFTSKGRVDLGVCLAKEFKAHILMNIEVKDTGPGIDKAFKARMFDTFSQADASTTRKYGGTGLGLAITRQLANMMDGHVDAWNRPGGGAVFKVGLKLKKYSGVPSLKDDDPFSKEAQSVLLEQIGKMDINIRGRSKFCVS from the coding sequence ATGGACGATACCTTTCTTACATTCATGGATGAACCAGATTCCATTGACCATTGCCGGGAAAACCGGCCTTGGAAAATCATGGTGGTTGATGATGAAAAATCAATTCATGACATCACCACTTTGAGTCTAAAGGAATTTACCTTTGACGGCCAAGGGGTGGAGTTCATCAATGCCTATTCTGCCCAACAGGCCCGCGCTTATCTTCAGGCCACTCCGGATATCGCACTCATGCTGGTGGATGTGGTCATGGAATCGGAAAATGCAGGCCTTGAGTTTGTCCGCTATTTCCGAAATGAATTGAAAAACAGTATTGTCCAAGTGGTTATCAGAACAGGCCAGCCCGGATATGCCCCGGAAGACCGGGTGATTTCCGACTACCAAATTAATTCGTATTTTTCAAAAACCGAGGTGACCTCCCAAAAACTTGTGAGTCTTGTGACCACCTCTCTTCGCACCTATCAGCTTTCTTTGGCCCTGCAGCAGGCCCTGGTCAAAGGTAAAAAAGCCGAGTCTGATTTGAGAGAGCTTAACCAGGACCTGGAAAAAAGGATTGAAGAACGGACAAAACAAGTGTCCAGGGCCAATCAGCTGAAAAGCCAGTTTCTTGCCAATATGAGCCATGAAATACGAACCCCCATGAACGGGATCATCGGCATGGCCAACCTGCTTTTGGATGAACCCCTGACCCTGAAACAAAAAAAGGTGGCCGGTATCATAAGGTCGTCCGGCAACACCCTGCTGGCTTTGATCAATGATATTTTAGATTTAAGCAAGATAGAAGCCGGACAGCTCGTGTTTGAACTCAAAGATTTTGAACTTAACGCATTGGTTCATGAAGCCCTGGCCTTGTTTAAGATAAAGGCCGATCAAAAAGGCTTAAAATTGATTGCCCATATTGATCCGGCACTGCCTTCTTGTCTTGCCGGGGACCCGGTGAGGCTCAAGCAGATCCTGGTCAATCTTTTGGGCAATGCCGTCAAGTTTACCTCCAAAGGCCGGGTAGACCTTGGGGTGTGTCTGGCCAAAGAATTTAAAGCGCATATTTTGATGAATATTGAAGTTAAAGATACCGGGCCTGGAATTGACAAGGCGTTTAAGGCCCGTATGTTTGATACCTTTTCCCAGGCAGATGCCTCAACAACCCGGAAATACGGAGGGACAGGTTTGGGTCTTGCCATTACCAGACAATTGGCCAATATGATGGACGGTCATGTTGACGCTTGGAACCGGCCGGGCGGCGGGGCGGTTTTCAAGGTGGGCCTCAAGCTGAAAAAGTATTCGGGAGTGCCCAGCCTCAAGGATGACGATCCTTTTTCCAAAGAGGCTCAATCTGTTCTGCTCGAACAAATTGGCAAAATGGATATCAATATCCGAGGGCGTTCAAAATTCTGTGTCAGTTGA